A DNA window from Methylobacterium sp. NMS14P contains the following coding sequences:
- the fdhF gene encoding formate dehydrogenase subunit alpha gives MGLIKEIDYGTPIRVNEQTVTLTIDGMSVTVPAGTSVMAAAMHAGTQIPKLCATDSLEPFGSCRLCLVEIEGRRGTPASCTTPAENGMVVHTQNEKLAKLRKGVMELYISDHPLDCLTCAANGDCELQTQAGVVGLRDVRYGYEGDNHVRPSSEKYLPKDESNPYFTYDPSKCIVCNRCVRACEEVQGTFALTIAGRGFDSRVAAGPTNFFESECVSCGACVQACPTATLQEKSIHEFGQPEHAEVTTCAYCGVGCSFKAEMQGERVVRMVPYKGGKANEGHSCVKGRFAYGYATHKDRITKPMIREKITDPWREVSWEEAIDRAASEFKRIQAKYGKDSVGGITSSRCTNEEAYLVQKLVRAAFGNNNVDTCARVCHSPTGYGLMSTLGTSAGTQDFKSVENSDVILVIGANPTDGHPVFGSRMKKRLREGAKLIVADPRKIDLVKSPHIKADYHLPLKPGSNVAFINSLAHVIVTEGLVDEAYVRERCDLAEFESWARFIADERHSPEAQQPFTGLDPAEVRGAARLYAKGGAAGIYYGLGVTEHSQGSTMVMGMANIAMATGNIGKLGAGVNPLRGQNNVQGSCDMGSFPHELTGYRHVSDDATRESFEALWGAKLDNAPGLRITNMLDEAVEGTFKGMYIQGEDIAQSDPDTHHVTSGLMAMECIVVQDLFLNETAKYAHVFLPGASFLEKDGTFTNAERRISRVRKVMAPMGGYGDWEGTVLLSNALGYPMNYNHPSEIMDEIASLTPSFTGVSYAKLDELGSVQWPCNEKAPLGTPMMHVDRFVRGKGRFMITEFVATEERTGAKFPLILTTGRILSQYNVGAQTRRTENSRWHEEDVLEIHPFDAELRGIVDGDLVALESRSGDIALKAKVSERMQPGVVYTTFHHAKTGANVITTDYSDWATNCPEYKVTAVQVRRTNRPSDWQAKFYEEDFSLTRIAQTLDAAE, from the coding sequence ATGGGCCTGATCAAGGAGATCGACTACGGCACGCCGATCCGCGTCAACGAGCAGACGGTGACGCTGACGATCGACGGCATGTCGGTGACGGTGCCGGCCGGCACCTCGGTGATGGCGGCGGCGATGCATGCCGGCACGCAGATCCCGAAGCTCTGCGCCACCGACTCGCTGGAGCCGTTCGGCTCCTGCCGCCTGTGCCTCGTGGAGATCGAGGGCCGGCGCGGCACCCCGGCCTCCTGCACGACCCCGGCCGAGAACGGCATGGTGGTGCACACGCAGAACGAGAAGCTCGCCAAGCTCCGCAAGGGCGTGATGGAGCTCTACATCTCCGACCACCCGCTCGACTGCCTGACCTGCGCGGCCAACGGCGATTGCGAGCTGCAGACCCAGGCGGGCGTCGTCGGCCTGCGCGACGTGCGCTACGGCTACGAGGGTGACAACCACGTCCGGCCGAGCTCCGAGAAGTACCTGCCGAAGGACGAGTCGAACCCGTACTTCACCTACGACCCGTCGAAGTGCATCGTCTGCAACCGCTGCGTCCGGGCGTGCGAGGAGGTGCAGGGCACCTTCGCGCTGACCATCGCGGGTCGCGGCTTCGACAGCCGCGTGGCGGCCGGCCCGACCAACTTCTTCGAGTCCGAGTGCGTGTCCTGCGGCGCCTGCGTGCAGGCCTGCCCGACCGCGACCCTCCAGGAGAAGTCGATCCACGAGTTCGGCCAGCCCGAGCACGCGGAGGTGACCACCTGTGCCTATTGCGGCGTCGGCTGCTCGTTCAAGGCCGAGATGCAGGGCGAGCGCGTCGTCCGCATGGTCCCGTACAAGGGCGGCAAGGCCAACGAGGGCCATTCCTGCGTCAAGGGCCGCTTCGCCTACGGCTACGCCACCCACAAGGACCGCATCACCAAGCCGATGATCCGCGAGAAGATCACGGATCCGTGGCGCGAGGTCTCGTGGGAGGAGGCGATCGACCGCGCGGCCTCCGAGTTCAAGCGGATCCAGGCCAAGTACGGCAAGGACTCGGTCGGCGGCATCACCTCGTCGCGCTGCACCAACGAGGAGGCCTACCTCGTCCAGAAGCTCGTGCGCGCCGCCTTCGGCAACAACAACGTCGATACCTGCGCCCGCGTCTGCCACTCGCCGACCGGCTACGGCCTGATGTCGACGCTCGGCACCTCGGCCGGCACCCAGGACTTCAAGTCCGTCGAGAACTCGGACGTGATCCTGGTGATCGGCGCCAACCCGACCGACGGCCACCCGGTCTTCGGCTCGCGGATGAAGAAGCGCTTGCGCGAGGGCGCCAAGCTGATCGTCGCCGATCCGCGCAAGATCGACCTCGTGAAGTCGCCCCACATCAAGGCCGACTATCACCTGCCGCTCAAGCCCGGCTCCAACGTCGCCTTCATCAACTCGCTGGCGCACGTGATCGTCACCGAGGGGCTGGTTGACGAGGCCTATGTCCGCGAGCGCTGCGACCTCGCCGAGTTCGAGTCATGGGCCCGGTTCATCGCCGACGAGCGCCACTCCCCGGAAGCGCAGCAGCCCTTCACCGGCCTCGACCCGGCGGAAGTCCGCGGCGCGGCCCGGCTCTACGCCAAGGGCGGCGCGGCCGGCATCTACTACGGGCTGGGCGTCACCGAGCACAGCCAGGGCTCGACCATGGTCATGGGCATGGCCAACATCGCCATGGCCACCGGCAACATCGGCAAGCTCGGCGCCGGCGTGAACCCGCTGCGCGGCCAGAACAACGTCCAGGGCTCCTGCGACATGGGCTCGTTCCCGCACGAGCTCACCGGCTACCGCCACGTCTCGGACGACGCCACCCGCGAGAGCTTCGAGGCCCTCTGGGGCGCCAAGCTCGACAACGCGCCGGGCCTGCGCATCACCAACATGCTGGACGAGGCCGTCGAGGGCACGTTCAAGGGCATGTACATCCAGGGCGAGGACATCGCCCAGTCCGACCCGGACACGCACCACGTGACGTCGGGCCTGATGGCGATGGAGTGCATCGTCGTCCAGGACCTGTTCCTGAACGAGACCGCCAAGTACGCCCACGTCTTCCTGCCGGGCGCCTCGTTCCTCGAGAAGGACGGGACCTTCACCAACGCCGAGCGCCGCATCTCGCGGGTCCGCAAGGTCATGGCGCCGATGGGCGGCTACGGCGACTGGGAGGGCACGGTGCTGCTCTCCAACGCGCTCGGCTACCCGATGAACTACAATCACCCGTCCGAGATCATGGACGAGATCGCCTCGCTCACCCCGAGCTTCACCGGCGTGTCCTACGCCAAGCTCGACGAGCTCGGCTCGGTGCAGTGGCCCTGCAACGAGAAGGCGCCGCTCGGCACGCCGATGATGCACGTGGACCGGTTCGTCCGCGGCAAGGGCCGGTTCATGATCACCGAATTCGTGGCCACCGAGGAGCGGACGGGGGCGAAGTTCCCGCTGATCCTGACCACGGGCCGGATCCTGTCCCAGTACAATGTCGGCGCGCAGACCCGGCGCACCGAGAACTCGCGCTGGCACGAGGAGGACGTGCTGGAGATCCACCCGTTCGACGCGGAGCTGCGCGGCATCGTCGACGGCGACCTCGTCGCCCTGGAGAGCCGCTCCGGCGACATCGCGCTGAAGGCCAAGGTCTCCGAGCGGATGCAGCCCGGCGTGGTCTACACGACGTTCCACCACGCCAAGACCGGCGCCAACGTCATCACCACCGACTACTCGGACTGGGCGACCAACTGCCCCGAGTACAAGGTGACGGCGGTGCAGGTCCGGCGAACCAACCGGCCCTCCGACTGGCAGGCGAAGTTCTACGAGGAGGACTTCTCCCTGACCCGGATCGCCCAGACGCTCGACGCGGCAGAGTAA
- a CDS encoding formate dehydrogenase subunit delta, which produces MSAVTQADKLVRMANQIATFFRSYPEEEAVAGIQKHIKAFWTPKMIAHLEAALPEQGDRVDAYVRRALHGEEPAADSPVRPATRDPQLAGAGASDAG; this is translated from the coding sequence ATGAGTGCCGTGACGCAGGCGGACAAGCTCGTCCGCATGGCCAACCAGATCGCCACCTTCTTCCGGTCCTACCCGGAGGAGGAGGCGGTTGCCGGGATCCAGAAGCACATCAAGGCGTTCTGGACGCCCAAGATGATCGCGCATCTCGAGGCCGCGCTGCCGGAGCAGGGCGACCGGGTCGACGCCTACGTGCGGCGGGCGCTCCACGGCGAGGAGCCGGCGGCCGACAGCCCGGTGCGCCCGGCGACCCGCGATCCGCAACTCGCCGGCGCGGGCGCCAGCGACGCGGGCTGA